In one window of Aceticella autotrophica DNA:
- the recN gene encoding DNA repair protein RecN yields MIIALNIRNIALIDSLQINFDEGLNILTGETGAGKSIVIDSMVLLLGGRANKDIIRNGTDKGFVEGIFYIDSNKKDIINIINEAGIDYENDDTLIISREITSSGRNYCRVNNRIVSLSFLNKLGSLLVDILGQHEHQFLLDNTKHIMLLDSFQDNEFYTIREQLRKLLDKYYSIERKLKDYYLDDNEKLSKIDLLKYQINEIENANLRINEDKELTEKRNILINSEKLFTFMNETYNILYEGRENNNSVIDSINVIIKNIDLSMAIDKKLSDLKEYIENALFTLEDCAFQIRNYIENIDFSPESLDEIENRLDLISNLKRKYGTTIEAILEFQKEKEIELEKLLNSEEEIKKINDEKNRLKNEIIKLSGIMHNKRTQIADYLEKNIKIILNELNMNNAIFKVDIKILQEPNENGMDEVEFMISTNVGEPLKPLSKIASGGELSRIMLALKTILADFDGISTLIFDEVDTGISGRAAQAVAEKIAYISRNRQIICVSHLPQITSMADVHYKILKITKDSKTYINIQKLDYDGKIKELSRIISGTKVTELTLNHSKELIDMAQRFKKKIEINKKGT; encoded by the coding sequence ATGATCATTGCATTAAACATAAGAAATATTGCACTTATAGATAGTTTGCAGATTAATTTTGACGAAGGTTTAAATATATTAACAGGTGAAACAGGTGCTGGAAAGTCGATTGTAATTGATTCAATGGTATTATTATTAGGTGGAAGAGCAAATAAGGATATAATAAGAAATGGTACTGATAAAGGATTTGTAGAGGGAATATTTTACATAGATTCAAACAAAAAAGATATTATCAATATTATAAATGAAGCAGGAATAGATTATGAAAATGATGATACTTTAATAATAAGTCGAGAAATCACATCAAGTGGAAGAAATTATTGCAGGGTAAACAACCGTATTGTGTCATTATCGTTTTTAAATAAACTTGGTTCACTTCTTGTTGATATACTTGGTCAACATGAACATCAATTTTTGCTTGACAATACTAAACACATAATGCTTCTTGACAGCTTTCAGGATAATGAATTTTATACAATTAGAGAACAGCTAAGAAAGCTTCTTGATAAATATTATTCTATTGAAAGAAAACTTAAAGATTATTATCTTGACGACAATGAAAAATTATCAAAAATCGATTTATTAAAATATCAAATCAACGAGATAGAAAATGCAAATTTAAGGATAAATGAAGATAAGGAATTAACGGAAAAAAGAAATATATTAATAAATTCAGAAAAATTGTTTACATTTATGAATGAAACATATAATATCTTATATGAAGGTAGGGAAAATAACAATTCAGTTATTGATAGTATAAATGTCATAATAAAAAATATTGATTTATCAATGGCTATTGATAAAAAATTATCGGATTTAAAGGAATATATTGAAAATGCTTTATTTACACTTGAAGACTGCGCATTTCAGATAAGGAATTATATAGAAAATATTGATTTTAGTCCTGAAAGTCTCGATGAGATTGAAAATAGGCTTGACCTTATTAGCAATTTAAAAAGAAAATACGGTACAACAATTGAAGCTATATTGGAATTTCAAAAAGAAAAGGAAATAGAGCTTGAAAAATTATTAAACTCAGAAGAAGAAATAAAAAAAATTAATGATGAAAAAAACAGATTAAAAAATGAAATTATTAAGTTATCAGGAATTATGCACAATAAAAGAACACAGATAGCGGATTATCTTGAAAAAAATATAAAAATTATTTTAAATGAATTAAATATGAATAATGCAATTTTTAAAGTTGATATAAAAATTTTACAGGAACCCAATGAAAACGGTATGGATGAAGTGGAGTTTATGATTTCAACAAATGTTGGAGAACCTTTAAAGCCTTTATCTAAAATTGCCTCGGGTGGTGAACTGTCCAGAATAATGTTGGCACTTAAGACAATTTTAGCAGATTTTGATGGCATTTCAACATTAATTTTTGATGAAGTTGATACAGGTATAAGTGGAAGAGCTGCACAGGCTGTTGCAGAAAAAATAGCATATATTTCAAGGAACCGTCAAATAATATGTGTGTCACATTTACCACAGATTACATCAATGGCTGATGTACATTATAAAATTTTAAAAATAACAAAAGATAGTAAAACATACATTAATATACAAAAACTTGATTATGATGGTAAAATAAAAGAGCTTTCAAGGATAATCAGCGGTACAAAGGTAACAGAATTAACATTGAATCATTCTAAAGAGCTTATCGATATGGCACAAAGATTCAAAAAGAAGATAGAAATAAATAAAAAAGGCACTTAA
- a CDS encoding arginine repressor, translating into MMKIIRHAKILEIIDKNEIETQEELAEALQKEGINVTQATVSRDIKELRLIKVLSDDGTKYKYATMKKVNSNVTDKLITLLAGSIVNIDYAGNTIVIKTLSGTASAAAEAIDTLNWNDVVGTLAGDNTIFMLVRTEKSMKEILDRLNKLMK; encoded by the coding sequence ATAATGAAAATTATACGACACGCAAAAATACTGGAGATAATCGATAAAAATGAAATTGAAACACAGGAAGAATTAGCAGAAGCATTGCAAAAAGAAGGGATTAATGTAACACAGGCAACTGTATCACGTGATATTAAAGAACTTAGACTTATAAAAGTTCTAAGTGATGATGGCACTAAATACAAATATGCAACAATGAAAAAAGTAAACAGTAATGTTACTGATAAATTAATAACATTACTGGCTGGTTCCATTGTAAATATTGATTATGCTGGAAATACAATAGTTATTAAAACATTGTCTGGAACTGCGTCAGCAGCAGCAGAGGCAATTGATACACTGAATTGGAATGATGTAGTTGGAACTCTTGCAGGAGATAATACGATTTTCATGCTTGTTAGAACAGAGAAATCCATGAAAGAGATCCTTGATAGATTGAATAAATTAATGAAGTGA
- a CDS encoding NAD(+)/NADH kinase: MKKIGIVPNIHKDKDLETTKILVKWILEHNGLPFLNEIIASKIEYPEYGKDSIEIYKECDCLIVLGGDGTILNIARQCAPYSTPILGVNLGHLGFLAEVDSNNIFAAMEKLYNGEYTIDKRMMLEASIIKNDMEIVKFRALNDIVVTRGVFPHMVRLEVYVNDQYLDTYLSDGVIISSPTGSTAYSLSAGGPIVYPNLELLIITPICPHALHSRSIIVSSNDKVKLKIADENQDIMVTTDGQQGYKLNSRNLVYIKKSSKYTNLIKIENTNFFDLLRDKLSERNTNIR, encoded by the coding sequence ATGAAAAAAATTGGAATTGTACCGAATATACATAAGGATAAAGATTTAGAAACAACAAAAATACTTGTTAAATGGATTTTGGAGCACAATGGGTTACCTTTTTTAAATGAAATAATAGCATCAAAAATAGAATATCCTGAATATGGTAAAGATTCCATAGAGATATATAAAGAATGTGATTGTTTAATAGTTTTAGGTGGAGATGGGACGATATTAAACATTGCCAGACAATGTGCACCTTACTCTACTCCTATACTTGGAGTAAATTTGGGGCATTTAGGGTTTTTAGCAGAGGTAGATAGTAACAATATTTTTGCTGCTATGGAAAAATTGTACAATGGCGAATATACAATTGATAAGAGAATGATGCTTGAGGCTAGTATTATAAAAAATGATATGGAAATTGTAAAATTCAGGGCTTTAAATGATATTGTTGTAACAAGAGGTGTTTTTCCGCATATGGTAAGGCTTGAAGTATATGTAAATGACCAATATCTTGATACATATTTATCAGATGGAGTAATAATATCAAGCCCTACAGGTTCTACTGCGTATTCACTTTCTGCTGGAGGACCTATAGTATATCCAAATCTTGAATTGCTTATAATTACTCCTATTTGTCCTCATGCTTTACATTCTCGTTCCATAATAGTTTCATCAAATGATAAGGTGAAACTGAAAATAGCCGATGAAAATCAGGATATCATGGTTACAACTGATGGACAGCAGGGTTATAAATTAAACAGCCGAAATTTAGTTTATATCAAAAAGAGCAGCAAGTATACAAACTTAATAAAAATTGAAAATACAAATTTTTTTGATTTGTTAAGAGACAAATTATCTGAAAGAAATACAAACATAAGATGA
- a CDS encoding TlyA family RNA methyltransferase, with protein MKGKERIDVLLVNRGFFPSREKAKSSIMAGEVFADGIRIDKAGSMVNIDTEIKIEGKLLPYVSRGGLKLEKALKYFGINPFNKIALDVGASTGGFTDCLLKNGALKVYSVDVGYGQLDWKLRNDPRVINMERTNIRYLETLSEMVDIITIDVSFISLGIVIPSVDKFLKKNGELIALIKPQFEAGREKVGKKGVVKDKIVHIDVLEKVSKICKSLSYDIIGITYSPIKGPEGNIEYLIYAVKRPPDNKNINIPNVVETAHKNLN; from the coding sequence ATGAAAGGCAAAGAAAGAATTGATGTCCTACTTGTTAATAGAGGCTTTTTTCCATCACGAGAAAAAGCAAAATCTTCTATAATGGCAGGAGAAGTATTTGCAGATGGAATAAGAATCGACAAAGCTGGAAGCATGGTAAATATTGATACAGAAATAAAAATAGAAGGAAAGCTGCTTCCATATGTAAGTCGCGGGGGGTTAAAATTAGAAAAAGCCTTGAAATATTTTGGGATTAACCCATTTAATAAAATTGCACTGGATGTTGGAGCTTCAACGGGAGGATTTACCGATTGCCTTTTGAAAAATGGGGCTTTAAAAGTATATTCCGTTGATGTTGGCTATGGTCAGCTTGATTGGAAGCTTAGAAATGATCCCCGTGTTATCAATATGGAAAGAACAAATATAAGGTATCTTGAAACCCTTTCTGAAATGGTTGATATAATAACAATTGATGTATCTTTTATTTCACTTGGTATAGTGATACCCTCTGTTGACAAATTTCTTAAAAAAAATGGTGAATTAATCGCCCTTATCAAACCACAATTTGAAGCGGGGAGAGAAAAGGTTGGGAAAAAAGGTGTTGTAAAGGATAAGATTGTTCATATTGATGTTTTAGAGAAAGTAAGTAAAATATGCAAAAGTTTATCGTATGATATAATAGGTATTACTTATTCGCCTATAAAAGGACCAGAAGGCAATATAGAATATCTTATTTATGCGGTAAAGCGTCCTCCTGATAATAAAAATATAAATATTCCCAATGTTGTAGAAACAGCGCATAAAAATTTAAATTAA
- the dxs gene encoding 1-deoxy-D-xylulose-5-phosphate synthase has translation MLENINTPYDLKKLNKNELELLAKEIRCFLIENVSKTGGHLASNLGVVELTIALHYVFNSPIDKIIWDVGHQSYVHKILTGRKNKFDKLRKFNGISGFPKRCESIHDVFETGHSSTSISAALGIAKARDLNNEKYSVISVIGDGALTGGMAFEALNDAGRSKTNLIVILNHNEMSISENVGSISMYLSKIRTDPYYFRFKKDIENIMNIIPPIGKSIYKSVEKLKYSIKQLVVPGMLFEEIGFKYLGPIDGHDINALIEVLNRAKNIEGPILIHTITKKGKGYIHAEQNPDKFHSASPFNIQTGEFKKNGRDTYSDVFGKTLTKIALNDHSIVAITAAMPDGTGLNHFAEKIPDRFFDVGIAEQHAATFAAGMAINGYKPYFAVYSTFLQRAYDQVIHDICIQKLPVVLAIDRAGLVGEDGETHQGLFDISFLRIIPNIVIMSPKNADELVEMIKFSRTLTGPCAIRYPRGKVDSYDINRKCNIQLGKAEILSEGNTVAIFAFGNMVNIALEVRDKIYKEGVYPYVVNLRFAKPLDSELILDIANKAKYIITIEDNVINGGIGSAILELLNKFGIYKPVVRLGFPDKFIEHGDVNTLLKKYNLDSDSIKEKIIRLYREM, from the coding sequence TTGCTTGAAAATATCAATACTCCATATGACCTTAAAAAACTTAATAAAAATGAACTTGAATTATTAGCTAAGGAAATACGGTGCTTCTTGATAGAAAATGTTTCCAAAACCGGCGGTCACTTGGCATCAAATCTCGGGGTTGTAGAACTTACCATTGCATTACACTATGTCTTTAATTCTCCAATTGACAAAATAATATGGGATGTAGGACATCAGTCATATGTTCATAAAATTTTAACAGGGCGTAAAAATAAATTTGACAAGCTCAGAAAATTTAATGGTATTTCTGGTTTTCCCAAAAGGTGTGAAAGCATACATGATGTATTTGAAACTGGTCACAGCAGTACTTCCATTTCTGCAGCCTTAGGCATAGCAAAAGCAAGAGATCTGAACAACGAAAAATATTCAGTAATTTCTGTAATAGGTGATGGCGCACTTACAGGAGGCATGGCTTTTGAAGCTCTTAATGATGCCGGTAGATCAAAAACAAATTTAATCGTTATATTAAATCATAATGAAATGTCGATATCTGAAAATGTTGGCAGTATATCGATGTATTTAAGTAAAATAAGGACAGATCCATATTATTTTAGGTTTAAAAAAGACATAGAAAATATAATGAATATAATTCCTCCTATAGGAAAGAGTATTTATAAATCAGTAGAAAAATTAAAATATTCCATAAAACAATTAGTGGTACCAGGCATGTTGTTTGAGGAAATTGGGTTTAAATACTTAGGACCAATTGATGGACATGATATAAATGCTTTAATAGAGGTTTTAAATAGAGCTAAAAATATAGAAGGTCCTATTTTAATCCATACAATTACAAAAAAAGGTAAAGGATATATACATGCTGAACAAAATCCTGATAAATTTCATTCAGCATCACCATTTAATATTCAAACCGGTGAATTTAAAAAAAATGGACGTGATACTTATTCAGATGTTTTTGGTAAAACACTTACAAAAATAGCTTTAAATGATCATAGCATTGTAGCTATAACTGCTGCAATGCCTGATGGTACAGGCTTGAACCATTTTGCTGAAAAAATACCCGACAGGTTTTTTGATGTAGGAATTGCAGAACAACATGCTGCAACATTTGCTGCGGGCATGGCAATAAACGGATATAAACCTTATTTTGCTGTTTATTCAACTTTTTTACAAAGAGCATATGACCAGGTTATACATGATATTTGCATACAAAAATTACCGGTTGTACTTGCTATCGATAGAGCTGGATTGGTTGGGGAAGATGGAGAAACACATCAAGGACTTTTTGATATTTCTTTTTTGAGGATTATTCCTAATATTGTAATAATGTCACCAAAAAATGCTGATGAACTTGTGGAAATGATAAAATTTTCAAGAACATTGACAGGACCCTGCGCAATAAGGTATCCAAGAGGAAAAGTTGATAGCTATGATATTAATAGGAAGTGTAATATACAACTTGGAAAAGCTGAAATTTTATCAGAAGGAAACACAGTTGCCATATTTGCATTTGGGAATATGGTTAATATAGCTTTAGAAGTCAGAGATAAAATATATAAAGAAGGGGTTTATCCATATGTTGTAAATTTAAGATTTGCTAAACCTCTTGACAGTGAATTAATTCTTGATATTGCAAATAAAGCAAAATACATTATAACAATTGAAGATAATGTTATTAACGGAGGGATAGGTAGCGCTATTTTGGAATTACTCAATAAATTTGGTATATATAAACCTGTTGTAAGGTTGGGATTTCCAGATAAATTTATTGAACATGGTGATGTTAATACCTTGTTAAAAAAATATAATTTGGATAGTGATTCTATAAAAGAAAAGATAATAAGATTGTATAGAGAAATGTAA
- a CDS encoding polyprenyl synthetase family protein, with product MFKEELNRIVNIVDEELKKLLDISDKPSILFDAMRYSTFAGGKRLRPVLCVSTCELVGGSIKDVLPVACAIEFIHTYSLIHDDLPAMDNDDLRRGKPTNHKVFGEAIAILAGDALLNYGFEILIQYALDNPKLCNNILKSTKEIANASGARGMVAGQVIDILSENKNISIEELEFMHKHKTGDLIKAAVSSGAYMGGADEDTVNKLKCFADYIGLVFQIKDDLLDVLGDEKKLGKKTGSDLNNGKSTFITAFGLKRSKEMVNELTLKANEILDFFGTKGNFLKNLANYMAERAN from the coding sequence ATGTTTAAAGAGGAACTTAATAGAATAGTGAACATAGTAGATGAAGAACTTAAAAAACTACTTGATATAAGCGATAAACCTTCAATTTTGTTTGATGCAATGAGATACAGTACTTTTGCCGGTGGAAAAAGATTAAGACCGGTTCTTTGTGTTTCGACATGCGAACTTGTTGGCGGAAGCATAAAAGATGTATTACCGGTAGCTTGTGCAATAGAATTTATTCATACTTATTCTTTAATACATGACGACCTTCCTGCAATGGACAATGATGATTTAAGGAGGGGAAAACCCACAAATCATAAGGTTTTTGGAGAAGCCATAGCGATATTGGCAGGTGACGCATTGCTTAATTATGGTTTTGAAATCTTAATACAGTATGCACTTGATAATCCAAAGCTTTGCAACAACATATTAAAGTCAACAAAGGAAATTGCAAATGCTTCTGGAGCCAGGGGTATGGTTGCTGGACAAGTGATAGATATCTTATCGGAAAATAAAAATATAAGCATCGAAGAACTCGAATTTATGCATAAGCATAAGACAGGAGATTTGATTAAAGCAGCAGTGAGTTCTGGTGCATATATGGGTGGTGCAGACGAAGATACTGTGAATAAATTAAAATGTTTTGCGGATTATATTGGACTTGTATTCCAAATAAAAGATGATTTACTTGATGTCTTAGGTGATGAAAAAAAACTCGGTAAAAAGACTGGAAGTGATTTGAATAATGGAAAATCAACATTTATTACAGCATTTGGACTAAAAAGGTCTAAAGAAATGGTTAATGAATTAACTTTAAAAGCAAATGAAATATTAGATTTCTTTGGGACAAAGGGAAATTTTTTAAAAAACTTAGCCAATTATATGGCAGAACGAGCAAACTGA
- the xseB gene encoding exodeoxyribonuclease VII small subunit, with the protein MNEELNFEENMDRLEKIVSALEKGNLTLDESFRLFKEGLDVSKKLEEILNDIEGKITILINGKEEIPFDFQEEKDV; encoded by the coding sequence ATGAATGAAGAATTGAATTTCGAAGAAAATATGGACAGGCTCGAAAAGATAGTTTCAGCTCTTGAAAAAGGCAATTTGACCCTTGACGAATCTTTTAGGCTTTTTAAAGAGGGACTTGATGTATCTAAAAAGCTTGAGGAGATATTAAATGATATTGAAGGGAAAATTACCATATTAATAAATGGGAAAGAAGAAATTCCTTTCGATTTTCAGGAGGAAAAAGATGTTTAA
- the xseA gene encoding exodeoxyribonuclease VII large subunit produces the protein MFFKALEVKEVNEYIKKLINGDVILRNLMVKGEISNLKYHNQALFFTLTDETSCLKCIMFKEFIEDFDIKLQNGISVVATGKISVYERSGTYQLYVQKIKIDGIGALYISFDKLKEKLKNEGLFDISRKKPLPKNPKKIGVITSMKGAAVHDIISVLKRRKPSIDIIIMPILVQGNSASDEIEKALYILNERNDIDLIILGRGGGSFEDLFPFNEEKVARAISQSKIPIISAIGHETDFTISDFVSDLRAPTPSAAAELAVLDMNIYKNQLSNMKYRLQETILNIIKNKRDYIKILTEKLFRENPVRQKEEFKRRLKDLERIMYNSINSIINNKKANHIRIIDKLNSLSPLNVLKRGYTVAIDNNKKDIITSVKKIDKNDCIYVFFKDGNVKCIVDEVQYDE, from the coding sequence ATGTTTTTTAAGGCTCTCGAGGTAAAAGAAGTAAATGAATATATTAAAAAATTGATTAATGGTGATGTGATTTTAAGAAATTTGATGGTAAAAGGTGAAATTTCAAATTTAAAATATCACAATCAGGCATTGTTTTTTACCTTGACAGATGAAACTTCATGTCTAAAATGTATTATGTTTAAAGAGTTTATTGAGGACTTTGATATCAAATTACAAAATGGTATATCGGTAGTAGCAACCGGAAAAATATCTGTATATGAAAGAAGCGGAACATATCAATTATATGTTCAGAAAATAAAGATAGATGGAATAGGAGCATTATATATCTCATTTGACAAATTGAAGGAAAAATTGAAAAATGAAGGTCTTTTTGATATCAGCCGAAAAAAACCTTTACCTAAAAATCCGAAAAAAATTGGAGTTATAACATCAATGAAAGGTGCAGCTGTACATGATATAATATCAGTATTAAAAAGAAGAAAACCATCAATAGACATAATAATCATGCCAATACTTGTCCAAGGAAATTCAGCGTCAGATGAAATTGAAAAAGCATTGTATATACTAAATGAAAGAAATGATATTGACTTAATTATCTTAGGTAGGGGAGGCGGGTCTTTTGAAGATTTATTCCCATTTAACGAAGAAAAAGTTGCAAGGGCAATATCTCAATCTAAAATACCGATTATATCAGCAATAGGACATGAAACAGATTTCACGATATCTGATTTTGTTTCGGATTTAAGGGCACCTACACCTTCTGCGGCTGCAGAACTTGCAGTGTTAGACATGAATATATATAAAAATCAGTTAAGTAATATGAAATATAGATTGCAGGAGACGATATTAAACATAATAAAAAACAAAAGGGATTATATTAAGATATTAACCGAAAAGCTTTTTCGTGAAAATCCTGTAAGACAAAAAGAAGAATTTAAAAGAAGATTAAAAGATTTAGAAAGAATAATGTATAATAGTATAAATAGCATAATTAATAACAAAAAAGCCAATCATATAAGAATTATAGACAAATTAAATTCTTTAAGTCCGTTAAATGTATTAAAAAGGGGATATACAGTTGCAATAGACAACAATAAGAAGGATATTATAACATCAGTAAAAAAAATTGACAAAAATGACTGTATATATGTTTTTTTTAAAGATGGAAATGTTAAATGTATTGTAGATGAGGTGCAGTATGATGAATGA
- the nusB gene encoding transcription antitermination factor NusB, translating to MNRTKAREWIIKMLYQYDVSKLDIDIILENFFKSNKPGEQKDYIVQSVYGIIENLDEIDSRIKKYLKNWDISRIAKMDFAILRCSFYEILYRDDIPVSVTINEAVEVAKEYSTEKSPSFINGILGNLVKVKK from the coding sequence ATGAATAGAACAAAAGCCAGGGAATGGATAATAAAGATGTTGTATCAATATGATGTATCCAAATTGGATATTGATATAATACTTGAAAACTTTTTTAAATCAAATAAACCCGGTGAGCAAAAAGATTATATAGTACAATCTGTTTATGGCATTATTGAAAACTTAGATGAAATAGATAGCAGGATAAAAAAGTATTTAAAAAATTGGGATATTAGTAGGATAGCGAAAATGGATTTTGCTATTTTGAGATGCAGTTTTTATGAAATACTATATAGAGATGATATACCTGTAAGTGTAACGATAAATGAAGCAGTAGAAGTTGCAAAAGAATATAGTACAGAAAAGTCACCCTCTTTTATTAATGGAATTCTTGGGAATCTTGTAAAAGTAAAAAAATAA
- a CDS encoding DUF2273 domain-containing protein, whose amino-acid sequence MQKDELLLIIKKNGGKILGVILGLIIALCILFIGVLKTIFIGFAIFLGYYIGSKFDSGESYDDFFNSLLPPWKKGR is encoded by the coding sequence ATGCAAAAAGATGAATTACTGCTAATAATAAAAAAAAATGGTGGGAAAATCTTAGGAGTAATTTTGGGTTTAATCATAGCCCTATGTATTTTATTTATTGGTGTTTTAAAGACTATATTTATTGGTTTTGCAATTTTTTTGGGTTACTATATTGGCAGTAAGTTTGACTCAGGAGAAAGCTATGATGACTTTTTTAACAGCTTGCTTCCTCCATGGAAAAAAGGGAGATGA
- the amaP gene encoding alkaline shock response membrane anchor protein AmaP — protein sequence MKVIDRILIIIFIIVIVLLSILLIGLGFNLIKVNDIIPALEQIQNNWLYALIGILTVAASGLLFFSGTNKNSTTKSIIINSNYGDIGISFDTIISLAEREARNTEGIKTKNIYVSRNNDKIVLNMDITVLPDLNIPDIIKNLQKDIKEYIEGTTSIYLDNIYVNVINLNSSMKLKVE from the coding sequence ATGAAAGTTATTGATAGAATTTTAATTATAATTTTTATCATTGTAATTGTCTTACTATCTATTTTGTTAATCGGTTTAGGATTTAATTTAATAAAGGTAAATGATATTATTCCTGCGCTTGAACAAATACAAAACAATTGGTTATACGCATTGATTGGAATTCTGACTGTTGCAGCAAGCGGTTTATTGTTTTTTTCTGGAACAAATAAAAATTCCACTACTAAGTCGATAATAATTAACAGTAATTATGGTGATATTGGCATTTCATTTGATACCATTATAAGCTTAGCAGAAAGAGAAGCAAGGAATACAGAAGGAATAAAAACCAAAAATATATATGTATCAAGAAACAATGATAAAATAGTTTTAAATATGGATATTACAGTATTACCAGACTTAAATATACCGGATATAATTAAGAATTTACAAAAGGATATTAAAGAGTACATAGAAGGTACAACATCAATTTATTTGGATAATATCTATGTAAATGTAATTAATTTAAATTCCTCAATGAAATTAAAGGTGGAATGA
- a CDS encoding Asp23/Gls24 family envelope stress response protein, translating to MEENISQDLEFGSIKISDEVVAIIAGIAATEIPGVAGMSGGVVNGITEMLGRKNLSKGVKVEVGEKETAIDLFIIVDYGVRIPEVAWNIQENVKKSVETMTGLKVVAVNIHVQGVNMEKEQKSQESVKED from the coding sequence ATGGAGGAAAATATAAGTCAAGACTTAGAATTTGGCTCAATAAAGATTTCAGATGAGGTTGTTGCTATCATAGCAGGAATTGCGGCAACTGAGATACCTGGTGTTGCAGGTATGAGTGGCGGTGTAGTAAATGGAATTACTGAAATGTTGGGAAGGAAAAATCTTTCAAAGGGCGTCAAGGTCGAAGTCGGCGAAAAAGAAACAGCGATAGACTTATTTATAATAGTTGATTATGGTGTACGAATACCAGAAGTTGCATGGAATATTCAAGAAAATGTAAAAAAATCTGTAGAAACAATGACGGGACTAAAAGTTGTAGCAGTTAACATACATGTACAAGGTGTAAATATGGAGAAAGAACAAAAATCACAAGAAAGCGTAAAAGAAGATTAA
- a CDS encoding SpoIIIAH-like family protein — MYLKKKSISIISLILLIAIAFVINYTYQNESNKVTGNKNQVTNTSQTEKSKSLNTSSTNTSSKALSGSLTSGLFASYREEREVNRSRSLDALKEIVNNKNTTKETRDQAQNQIIKLTEVTQKEMAIENLIKAKGFQDAVVLIDNDTANVIVQADKLSEQEVAQIQDIVTRQTGISIDNIKIMNRIN; from the coding sequence ATGTATTTAAAGAAAAAATCAATATCAATAATTTCATTGATCTTACTAATTGCAATTGCTTTTGTTATTAATTATACTTATCAAAATGAAAGCAATAAAGTAACAGGGAATAAAAACCAGGTAACAAATACAAGCCAAACAGAAAAATCAAAGTCTCTAAATACAAGCAGTACCAATACATCATCAAAGGCTTTATCAGGCAGCTTAACGTCAGGCTTGTTTGCTTCATACAGAGAAGAGAGGGAAGTAAATAGGAGCCGCAGTCTTGATGCCCTTAAAGAAATTGTAAACAATAAAAACACAACAAAGGAAACAAGGGATCAAGCACAAAATCAAATAATTAAACTAACAGAAGTCACACAAAAAGAAATGGCAATAGAAAATCTTATTAAAGCGAAAGGATTTCAAGATGCTGTTGTCCTTATAGATAATGACACTGCAAATGTCATTGTTCAAGCAGATAAATTATCTGAACAGGAGGTAGCACAGATACAGGATATTGTCACAAGACAAACAGGGATATCTATTGATAATATCAAGATAATGAATAGAATTAATTAA